A window of Pseudomonas mucidolens contains these coding sequences:
- a CDS encoding TetR/AcrR family transcriptional regulator yields MPRVRAEMIENTRARLIASARHAFATQGYANTSMDDFTASAGLTRGALYHHFGDKKGLLSAVVAQLDGEMDAHLQHITDQADEPWRGFCERCRAYLRMAQDPEIRRIVLQDAPAVLGDAASANQPQCIESLRLLLDALIQAGFIEPAPSQALARLINGSLVDAALWIARDEQAGERLEQALQGLELLLRGLKPRT; encoded by the coding sequence ATGCCCCGAGTCCGTGCCGAGATGATCGAAAACACCCGCGCCCGTCTGATCGCCAGCGCCCGTCACGCTTTCGCCACCCAAGGCTACGCCAATACCTCGATGGATGACTTTACCGCCAGCGCGGGCCTGACACGTGGGGCGTTGTACCACCACTTTGGTGACAAGAAAGGTTTGCTGAGCGCAGTGGTTGCGCAACTCGATGGCGAAATGGATGCGCACCTGCAGCACATTACGGACCAGGCCGATGAGCCCTGGCGCGGCTTTTGCGAGCGCTGTCGCGCCTACCTGCGCATGGCCCAGGATCCGGAGATCCGCCGCATCGTGCTGCAAGATGCGCCGGCGGTACTCGGGGATGCCGCATCCGCCAACCAACCACAATGCATCGAGTCGCTGCGCCTGTTGCTCGACGCACTGATTCAGGCCGGCTTCATCGAGCCCGCGCCCAGCCAGGCATTAGCCCGCCTGATCAACGGCAGTCTGGTGGACGCGGCGCTGTGGATTGCCCGGGACGAACAGGCGGGCGAGCGCCTGGAGCAAGCGCTGCAAGGCCTGGAGTTGTTGCTTCGCGGTTTGAAACCGCGAACCTGA
- a CDS encoding glucose 1-dehydrogenase yields the protein MHISLDNQVALVTGASSGIGAGAAKALAEAGAAVVLNYHSQAAPAEALATQINQAGGRAIAIGADVSNEAEVERLFAQTLEAFDHLDILVANSGLQKDAAIANMSLDDWNTVIGVNLTGQFLCARAALRIFNRQGLRPGVSRAAGKIIHMSSVHQLIPWAGHVNYAASKGGVEMLMRSLAQEVSEQRIRVNGIAPGAIRTAINRDATQGDAEQALLKLIPYARVGDVEDVANAVVWLASDASDYVVGSTLFIDGGMSLYPEFRHNG from the coding sequence ATGCACATTTCGTTGGATAACCAAGTGGCGCTGGTCACCGGCGCCAGTTCCGGCATCGGCGCGGGCGCCGCCAAGGCGTTGGCCGAAGCGGGTGCCGCCGTGGTGCTGAACTACCACAGTCAGGCCGCGCCCGCCGAGGCATTGGCAACGCAGATCAACCAGGCCGGCGGGCGCGCGATCGCCATCGGTGCCGACGTATCGAACGAAGCCGAGGTCGAACGCCTGTTTGCACAGACGCTGGAGGCATTTGATCACCTGGATATCCTGGTGGCCAATTCCGGCCTGCAGAAAGACGCCGCCATCGCCAACATGTCTTTAGACGACTGGAACACGGTGATCGGCGTCAACCTCACCGGGCAGTTTCTCTGCGCACGCGCCGCACTGCGTATCTTCAACCGCCAGGGCCTGCGCCCCGGAGTGTCGCGGGCCGCCGGCAAAATCATCCACATGAGCTCGGTCCACCAGTTGATCCCGTGGGCCGGACACGTCAATTACGCCGCGTCCAAGGGTGGCGTCGAGATGCTGATGCGTAGCCTTGCCCAAGAAGTCAGCGAGCAGCGGATTCGCGTCAACGGCATTGCACCGGGCGCCATTCGTACCGCAATCAATCGGGATGCTACGCAAGGCGATGCCGAACAAGCGCTGCTCAAACTGATTCCTTATGCCAGGGTCGGCGATGTCGAAGACGTCGCCAACGCCGTGGTCTGGCTGGCCAGCGATGCGTCCGACTACGTGGTGGGGAGCACCCTGTTTATTGACGGTGGCATGAGCCTTTATCCGGAGTTCCGTCACAATGGTTGA
- a CDS encoding glycoside hydrolase family 15 protein has translation MVDLKNEPQSAIDAHGIIGDMRSAALINDKGSIDFFCWPEFDSPSIFCSLLDSPAAGIFQLTPDLPGARREQIYLPNTNVLQTRWLSEEAVVEITDLLSISDDIDDLPLLIRRVRVISGKATLHLRCAVRHDYARAPTRATADNADVCFSAPDQPGLRLASSHALTIEDDAAVAHFSLEQDQGAEFVLGGLEDSRVESCGTDLRLERTLKFWRGWLAQSNYRGRWREMVNRSALALKLLTSRKHGAILAAATFGLPETPGGERNWDYRYTWIRDASFTVYAFMRLGFVQESNDYMRWLRGRVSDCCGQPMKINILYAIDGRQELPETELKHLSGHGGAQPVRIGNGAWDQVQLDIFGELMDAVYLVNKYGEAISYEGWKHAVEVVDQVCETWNQKDVGIWEMRGESHHFLHSRLMCWVALDRAIRLASKRSLPAPFARWDQTRQAIYEDIWSNFWNAERGHFVQHIGSTNLDGSMLLMPLVRFVAATDSRWLSTLEAIQKNLVRDGMVYRYRNDDNQIDGLQGIEGAFTACSFWYVECLARAGQVEKAHLEFEQLLRYANPLGLYAEEFDSQARHLGNTPQALSHLALISAATFLDRKLSGEKTVWQP, from the coding sequence ATGGTTGATCTGAAGAACGAACCTCAAAGCGCGATTGATGCCCACGGAATTATCGGTGACATGCGCAGCGCCGCGCTGATCAACGACAAGGGCAGCATCGATTTTTTCTGCTGGCCGGAATTCGACAGCCCGTCAATCTTTTGCTCGCTGCTGGACTCGCCGGCCGCCGGGATTTTTCAGTTGACCCCGGATCTGCCCGGCGCCCGCCGGGAACAGATCTACCTGCCGAATACCAACGTCCTGCAAACCCGCTGGTTAAGCGAGGAGGCGGTGGTGGAAATCACCGATCTGCTGAGCATCAGTGACGACATCGACGACCTGCCGTTGCTGATTCGCCGGGTCCGGGTGATCAGCGGCAAAGCCACGCTGCACCTGCGCTGCGCGGTGCGCCACGACTACGCCCGGGCGCCGACCCGCGCCACGGCGGACAACGCCGATGTGTGCTTTTCGGCACCGGACCAGCCCGGCCTGCGCCTGGCCAGCAGCCACGCCTTGACGATTGAAGATGACGCCGCCGTCGCGCATTTCAGCCTGGAACAGGACCAGGGTGCTGAATTTGTCCTCGGCGGCCTCGAGGACAGTCGCGTCGAGAGCTGCGGCACCGACCTGCGCCTGGAACGCACCCTGAAGTTCTGGCGCGGCTGGCTGGCCCAATCCAATTACCGTGGCCGCTGGCGTGAAATGGTCAATCGTTCGGCGTTGGCCCTGAAGCTGCTGACCTCGCGCAAACATGGCGCAATTCTCGCCGCCGCGACCTTTGGCCTGCCGGAGACGCCCGGTGGCGAGCGCAACTGGGACTACCGCTACACGTGGATCCGCGACGCCTCGTTCACCGTCTACGCGTTCATGCGCCTGGGTTTCGTGCAGGAATCCAACGACTATATGCGTTGGCTGCGAGGACGCGTCAGCGACTGCTGCGGCCAGCCGATGAAGATCAATATCTTGTACGCGATCGATGGCCGCCAGGAACTGCCGGAAACCGAACTCAAGCACCTTAGCGGCCACGGCGGCGCGCAGCCGGTGCGCATTGGTAACGGCGCCTGGGATCAGGTTCAGCTGGATATTTTTGGTGAGCTGATGGATGCCGTATACCTGGTCAACAAGTACGGAGAAGCCATCTCCTACGAAGGTTGGAAACACGCCGTGGAGGTGGTTGACCAAGTGTGTGAAACCTGGAATCAGAAGGACGTCGGCATCTGGGAAATGCGCGGCGAGTCGCATCACTTCCTGCACTCGCGCCTGATGTGCTGGGTGGCGCTGGACCGTGCCATCCGCCTAGCCTCAAAGCGCTCGCTGCCGGCGCCGTTCGCGCGCTGGGATCAGACCCGCCAGGCGATTTATGAAGACATCTGGAGCAACTTCTGGAACGCAGAACGCGGGCACTTTGTACAACATATCGGCAGCACCAATCTCGACGGCTCAATGTTGCTGATGCCGCTGGTACGCTTCGTCGCGGCCACCGATTCGCGCTGGCTGTCGACCTTGGAGGCGATCCAGAAAAACCTGGTGCGCGACGGTATGGTCTACCGTTATCGCAACGACGATAACCAGATCGACGGCTTGCAAGGCATCGAGGGCGCGTTCACCGCGTGCTCCTTCTGGTACGTCGAATGCCTGGCGCGCGCCGGCCAAGTGGAAAAGGCCCACTTGGAATTCGAGCAACTGCTGCGCTACGCCAATCCGCTGGGGTTATATGCCGAGGAGTTTGACAGTCAGGCACGCCATTTGGGCAATACTCCCCAGGCCTTGAGTCACTTGGCGCTGATCAGCGCGGCGACGTTTCTGGATCGCAAATTGAGCGGTGAAAAGACCGTCTGGCAACCGTGA
- a CDS encoding GNAT family N-acetyltransferase, which produces MNTFPILHTERLHLRELVADDAPVLFEIYRNAEAMRWFGIDPMTELAQAHALIATFSHWRTQPNPGTRWGLEHDGRLLGSCGLFKWNRSWNSCSLACELAPSAWGNGLMSEALHAMLEWGFAQMQLHRVEALVHPRNSACQALLGRLGFTQEGMLREAGFWGGRYQDLQIFSLLCHEYSVVGFGLKARRTSGRHTESR; this is translated from the coding sequence ATGAACACTTTTCCGATCCTGCACACCGAACGCTTGCACTTGAGGGAGTTGGTCGCCGACGACGCACCGGTACTGTTCGAGATTTATCGCAATGCCGAAGCCATGCGTTGGTTTGGCATCGATCCCATGACCGAGCTTGCCCAGGCCCATGCATTGATAGCGACGTTTTCCCACTGGCGAACCCAGCCAAACCCGGGCACGCGCTGGGGGCTTGAGCATGACGGCAGATTGCTCGGCAGTTGCGGGCTGTTCAAGTGGAATCGTAGCTGGAACAGCTGTTCCCTGGCCTGTGAACTGGCGCCTTCGGCCTGGGGCAACGGGCTGATGAGCGAGGCGTTGCACGCCATGCTCGAGTGGGGTTTTGCCCAGATGCAACTGCACCGGGTCGAAGCCTTGGTACACCCACGCAATAGCGCCTGCCAAGCGCTCCTCGGCCGTCTGGGCTTCACTCAGGAAGGCATGCTGCGCGAAGCGGGATTCTGGGGCGGTCGCTATCAGGACCTGCAAATCTTTTCGTTGCTTTGCCATGAGTACAGCGTCGTCGGTTTCGGGCTAAAGGCCAGGCGCACTTCTGGTAGACACACGGAGTCGCGATGA
- a CDS encoding alpha/beta fold hydrolase: MNPSIPLFYTRTPMLDIAYEAHGPTDGEVVILLHGFPYDPRGYDAIAPVLAARGYRVLVPYLRGYGPTRFIHAGVMRSGQQAALAKDLLDFMDALSIDRAALAGYDWGGRAACIVAALWPARVRCLVTGDGYNIQNIARSTQPRAPVTEHRLWYQFYFHTQRGVDGLTANRRELCELLWSLWSPSWAAGSGLYPDTAPSFDNPDFVEVVIHSYRHRFMYAEGDPALEALEQALAPQPPISVPSISLCGADDGVGPPSEVDDDVAHFNGFYQRRVLAGVGHNIPQEAPQATLAALFELLELTQAGEENRSR; the protein is encoded by the coding sequence ATGAATCCCTCGATCCCGCTGTTTTACACGCGTACCCCGATGCTCGATATCGCCTACGAAGCCCATGGCCCAACCGACGGCGAGGTGGTGATTCTGCTGCACGGGTTCCCCTACGATCCTCGCGGCTACGACGCGATTGCGCCGGTACTGGCCGCGCGCGGCTATCGGGTGCTGGTGCCGTATCTGCGCGGTTATGGCCCGACTCGGTTTATCCACGCCGGGGTCATGCGTTCCGGCCAGCAAGCCGCTCTGGCCAAGGACTTGCTGGACTTCATGGATGCGCTGTCCATCGACCGGGCCGCCCTGGCGGGTTATGACTGGGGCGGGCGTGCAGCCTGTATTGTCGCCGCGCTGTGGCCCGCGCGGGTTCGCTGCCTGGTGACAGGCGATGGCTACAACATTCAGAACATTGCCCGGTCGACCCAGCCTCGGGCACCGGTCACGGAACATCGGCTCTGGTACCAGTTTTACTTCCACACGCAACGGGGTGTCGATGGCTTGACCGCCAACCGCCGTGAGCTGTGTGAGTTATTGTGGTCGCTTTGGTCGCCCTCCTGGGCGGCAGGATCCGGCCTGTACCCAGACACCGCGCCATCATTCGATAACCCGGATTTTGTCGAGGTGGTGATTCACTCCTATCGCCATCGCTTCATGTATGCCGAGGGCGATCCGGCGTTGGAGGCGCTGGAACAAGCACTGGCGCCGCAGCCGCCGATTTCGGTGCCGAGCATTTCCCTGTGCGGGGCCGATGATGGCGTCGGCCCACCCTCCGAGGTGGATGATGACGTGGCGCACTTCAACGGATTTTATCAACGACGAGTGCTCGCCGGGGTCGGCCACAATATTCCTCAGGAAGCCCCCCAGGCCACGCTCGCCGCACTGTTTGAACTGCTCGAGTTGACTCAAGCCGGTGAAGAAAACCGTTCGCGATAA
- a CDS encoding GlxA family transcriptional regulator, which yields MPKIVHVLAFPNVQVLDVTGPLQVFASANDLARQQGLPSPYAVNVVTSQTEPVITSAGLALLAEPLPAADAACDTLVIAGGWGVYGAAEDSGLVDWVRLKAARSRRTASVCTGAFLLAASGLLDGCRVATHWTRCEELARKYPKLRVEANPIFIRQGKVWTSAGVTAGIDLCLALVEDDLGRAAALDVARQLVVFLKRPGGQAQFSVTLSLQNGGSRFTELHAWIAENLSLDLSVPTLAAQSDMSERSFVRHYRAETGQTPARAVELIRVETARRQLADSGVAIKRIAQQCGFGCEETMRRSFLRALSVTPQVYRERFSSPA from the coding sequence ATGCCAAAAATCGTTCATGTGCTCGCCTTTCCCAATGTGCAGGTCCTCGACGTCACCGGGCCTTTGCAGGTGTTTGCTTCGGCCAACGATCTGGCGCGCCAACAAGGTTTGCCGTCGCCCTATGCGGTGAATGTGGTCACCTCCCAGACCGAACCGGTAATCACCTCCGCCGGTTTGGCCCTGCTGGCCGAGCCCCTGCCGGCGGCCGATGCGGCGTGCGATACGTTGGTGATCGCCGGCGGCTGGGGGGTGTACGGTGCGGCCGAAGACTCAGGCTTGGTGGATTGGGTCAGGCTGAAGGCCGCTCGGTCGCGGCGTACGGCGTCGGTGTGTACCGGCGCCTTCCTGTTGGCTGCCAGCGGCTTGTTGGACGGTTGTCGGGTGGCGACTCACTGGACCCGCTGCGAGGAGTTGGCGCGCAAGTACCCGAAACTGCGGGTCGAAGCCAATCCGATCTTTATTCGCCAGGGTAAGGTCTGGACCTCGGCGGGCGTCACTGCCGGCATCGATTTGTGCCTGGCGCTGGTGGAAGATGACCTCGGCCGTGCGGCGGCCCTGGACGTGGCGCGGCAACTGGTGGTGTTTCTCAAGCGTCCCGGGGGGCAAGCGCAGTTCAGTGTGACCCTGTCGTTGCAAAATGGCGGTAGCCGTTTCACCGAGTTGCATGCCTGGATCGCCGAGAACCTTAGTCTGGACCTGAGCGTCCCGACCCTGGCGGCACAGTCCGACATGAGCGAGCGCAGCTTCGTGCGTCACTATCGCGCCGAAACCGGCCAGACCCCGGCGCGGGCCGTGGAATTGATCCGTGTGGAAACCGCGCGCCGACAACTGGCGGACAGCGGCGTGGCGATCAAGCGCATCGCCCAGCAATGTGGTTTCGGTTGCGAAGAAACCATGCGCCGTAGTTTTCTGCGGGCCTTGTCGGTGACGCCACAAGTTTATCGCGAACGGTTTTCTTCACCGGCTTGA
- a CDS encoding DJ-1/PfpI family protein, giving the protein MTLHIGFVLFPGIQQLDLTGPYDVLASLPDVKLHLIWKDLAAVTSSTGLILSPTITYAECPTLDVVCVPGGSGVGPLMEDEQTLDFLIAQSQTARYVTSICTGALVLGAAGLLRGRRATTHWAYHDMLSTLGAIPVQERVVRDGNLFTGGGITAGIDFALTLAAELYGEAAAQLVQLQLEYAPAPPFNAGRPDTAPAQVLAEATLRTVESRKTRSQIAARAATRLG; this is encoded by the coding sequence ATGACCTTGCATATCGGCTTTGTGTTGTTCCCCGGCATCCAGCAACTGGACCTCACCGGTCCTTACGACGTTCTGGCGTCGTTGCCGGATGTGAAGCTGCACCTGATCTGGAAGGACCTGGCAGCGGTCACCTCCAGCACCGGCCTGATCCTCTCCCCCACCATCACCTACGCCGAATGCCCGACGCTGGATGTGGTCTGCGTACCGGGTGGTTCAGGGGTCGGGCCGCTGATGGAAGATGAGCAAACCCTGGACTTTCTCATCGCGCAATCGCAGACCGCACGGTATGTGACGTCAATCTGTACCGGCGCGCTGGTGCTCGGGGCGGCCGGCCTATTGCGCGGGCGTCGAGCCACCACGCACTGGGCCTATCACGACATGCTGAGCACCCTGGGCGCTATCCCGGTGCAGGAGCGTGTGGTGCGTGACGGCAATCTGTTCACGGGTGGCGGGATCACGGCGGGAATCGATTTTGCCCTGACGCTCGCGGCCGAGTTGTATGGCGAGGCAGCCGCACAGTTGGTGCAATTGCAGCTCGAATATGCGCCGGCCCCGCCATTCAATGCGGGTCGGCCAGACACCGCGCCGGCGCAGGTGCTGGCAGAAGCCACCCTGCGCACCGTCGAATCGCGCAAAACCCGTAGTCAAATCGCAGCGCGGGCGGCAACGCGACTGGGGTGA
- a CDS encoding DUF4174 domain-containing protein — MLIRSLTLATLMAFTGPLLAADNRGPLEQDLGKFRPLIVIAPSSIDPTQVKLKKDLEEAGNKQKFTERNMVLYTVNYTNIGTVGQRDGKDLGAQDTNALIRALKLSASTGTKVILVGKDGEKKVEKTVPPDTLDLAEFFAAIDKMPMAEKEAAAAAEPEPTAPVTGDAGKAPQELND, encoded by the coding sequence ATGCTCATCCGGTCGCTGACACTGGCTACCTTGATGGCGTTTACTGGGCCATTGTTGGCTGCGGATAACCGAGGCCCGTTAGAGCAAGATCTGGGCAAATTCCGCCCACTGATTGTCATCGCGCCCAGCTCCATCGACCCGACTCAGGTCAAGCTCAAGAAAGACCTTGAAGAGGCTGGCAACAAGCAAAAATTCACCGAGCGCAACATGGTGCTCTATACCGTGAACTACACCAACATCGGCACCGTCGGACAGCGTGACGGCAAGGACCTCGGCGCCCAGGACACTAACGCGTTGATCCGTGCGCTGAAGCTGAGCGCCAGTACCGGTACCAAAGTCATCCTGGTGGGCAAGGACGGCGAGAAGAAAGTCGAGAAGACCGTGCCCCCCGACACCCTTGACCTGGCAGAGTTTTTTGCCGCCATCGACAAAATGCCCATGGCGGAAAAAGAAGCCGCTGCAGCGGCTGAGCCGGAGCCCACCGCGCCGGTTACTGGCGACGCCGGCAAAGCGCCTCAAGAACTGAACGATTGA
- a CDS encoding glutathione S-transferase family protein, producing the protein MYTLYGTRNSGSCIIEVALQRCGVQWRQVEASPWGDPASMEALAQINPLRQIPTLQRPDGSVLTESAAILIHLGLEYPESDLLPHDSAQVIRGLVYIAANCYSAISIIDYPQRWLDSEDEQLQACLTIGTRKHLHRAWQLFADQFAGQLLSPQSVPNALGIMAAAVSRWDGARDLLVHSRPECAKILEQVDADPLVAPVFAWHWPKWPQE; encoded by the coding sequence ATGTACACGCTTTACGGCACCCGCAACTCCGGTTCCTGCATCATTGAAGTTGCCCTGCAACGCTGCGGCGTGCAGTGGCGTCAGGTTGAAGCCAGCCCTTGGGGCGATCCCGCCAGCATGGAGGCGCTGGCGCAGATCAATCCGCTCAGGCAAATCCCTACACTGCAACGGCCTGACGGCAGCGTATTGACGGAAAGCGCGGCGATCCTGATTCACCTGGGGCTTGAATATCCGGAGTCCGACCTGCTGCCCCACGACTCGGCCCAGGTCATTCGCGGCCTGGTGTATATCGCCGCCAACTGTTATTCGGCGATCAGCATCATCGACTATCCACAACGCTGGCTCGACAGCGAGGATGAGCAACTGCAAGCTTGCCTGACCATCGGAACGCGCAAACACCTGCACCGGGCCTGGCAGCTGTTTGCCGATCAGTTTGCCGGGCAATTGTTGTCACCGCAGTCCGTGCCGAACGCCTTGGGCATCATGGCGGCGGCCGTGTCCCGCTGGGATGGCGCCCGAGACCTGCTGGTACATTCCCGGCCTGAGTGTGCCAAGATCCTCGAGCAGGTAGATGCCGACCCGCTGGTCGCTCCAGTGTTTGCCTGGCATTGGCCGAAGTGGCCGCAAGAATGA